A window of the Nitrospirota bacterium genome harbors these coding sequences:
- the tuf gene encoding elongation factor Tu (EF-Tu; promotes GTP-dependent binding of aminoacyl-tRNA to the A-site of ribosomes during protein biosynthesis; when the tRNA anticodon matches the mRNA codon, GTP hydrolysis results; the inactive EF-Tu-GDP leaves the ribosome and release of GDP is promoted by elongation factor Ts; many prokaryotes have two copies of the gene encoding EF-Tu), with the protein MGKAKFERKKPHINIGTIGHVDHGKTTLTAAITMLLHKKGLADYIPY; encoded by the coding sequence ATGGGAAAGGCAAAGTTTGAGAGGAAGAAGCCGCATATAAATATTGGTACTATTGGTCATGTTGACCATGGTAAGACGACACTGACAGCGGCAATAACAATGCTGTTACATAAGAAGGGATTAGCGGATTATATTCCTTAT